One Globicephala melas chromosome 9, mGloMel1.2, whole genome shotgun sequence genomic window, caatccctctgatttttaaaagaccttCTGAGAGTCTACAACCAGATTTGTGAGAAGTTCTTAGTCATCGTCTAAACTTTCAGGTCTCATGCTACTGTTTAACGCTGTCCTCTTGACTTCCAAAGTCCTGCCTCGTGGACCTTGAACTTCACGCCTGTAGGAAAAACTGAATGTAAGATTCCAACACTCACCCTTTTAAATTCTTTCCCAGTTTCAATCCCTTCCTTAGCTTCTGTGTCCCACATCCCTATTTCCACTatctcccccctctccccataCAATCGTAAATCTTCAGGTTATTAGATGAGGGGCATGGTTGGTCTTCACCACTTAGGGTGTGACCCCTCTTCCATATAATAGCCACTTATGTAGTCGAATGCCTTTTGGAGCTTTCCTTCCTTGGTCCCCAGTAGCCACCCCTCCAAACCGAACCATTCTGAGTGTTCTTACCTCTTCCTGCTAACTTCATGTTCTACCTGGTATCTCACGTGTCTCACTGTCCTATTAAGAAGCTGGGCAGATTGGGCATAATGGCAAgacaatgtcaaggagcttacgtATGTTTCTGCGTTATAATAAGGTGTGTGATTAAGTGTAGATTTAAGGGTCAAATTCTAACTGAACTCTCTCCCTTCTGCTCAGAGAATTCAGCAGTCATATGGTTCAAAATGGCTTGTTACCAAAATCTGATGCTGCCATTGAACATTCCGGTTTCACTGCTTTGAGTAGGGGTTACACGTTTTATATCAGAGCCAGAAGGAACCAAAAAAGtaacaaatagaaacaaagaaagggagTTTGAAAGGCAGGGACTGTTAAAAGAGCAACAGAAAGACTGCAAAGTGAAAACATTAAGCTAAGGAAACAGCACAAAGTGCAGGCGTGTATAACAGCAATGCCACATGAAAATGTAAGGGGTTATATATGGATAATTTAGAGGAAATTACTCTGAAAAGAACTTTCTGGTTAGTTGGACAAGGAACAAAAACAACTATCTGCTGTCGTCGTAGTATCCTTAGCACCCAGCCCAGTGCTGCCAATGAATATTTGTATAAGAATTAGAACACTGGCCAAAATACCAGATGTTTTCAGAAAAACTATACATTTCGGTGACACAGCCACTTCTATGCCCCACAGGCCCCATCTATGGCAGGGCATCAATAGGCTACAGTTCATGAGGCTGCATGGGGGGCGGGGCGGTGGGACGCGAAGAGGAAATAAGCTCTGCTGAGCTGGTATGAGACCACCCTTGAGGTGTGCCTTTTACGTTATTGTCTGCCAGTTTCCTGGCCAACTTCTGTCTCCACCTCGTCGACCCAAGGCCACCGAGGAGTTAGCCGGGGGCGGTGTTCTGTGGTTGCCACTGGGAACCTCTGGGGGCACCACGCCTCTATTCCCTTGGCGTCTCTCGCCTTCACCTGCCGCGCTGCCCCTCGCGCGTCTGCAAAGATGCAGAGGTCGAAGCACATTGCCGTGCGGTGCTTGAAACGCTCTCAGAACGAGCCTCCGGCGCCCGGCCACTAACACCAAACGGGATCCTGGGATCGCCTCTAGGATCCCTGTGGGTGCTCCCGCCTCCTCCTGAGGTCCCCCCTCCCCAACTCTAGGCTTGCGTCCCCGGCCCACGCCCGCCACTTGAGGGTCGTCCCCCGGTCGCTGAGGTCCTACGCGCCGCTGGGCTCGCGGCGTGAAGGGAGGCGGAAGGCGGGAACCGAGGGGGGGCGCCCGAGGTCGCGCGCCACGCAGCCCAGCGCGGGATTTGCCGCCTTcagctgcagcagctgcagcggcggcggcggcggcgggaagAGGGGCGGAGGGCGGTGAGGAGGGCTGCAGCCCggaccaggagggagggaggggggccgGGAGGCTGTGCCAGGCGAGCCGGAGGGGTGCTCGGCGCTCCCCCGCCCTCCTTCCGGGAGCGAGGATGCAGACTCTGGAACTGGCGCTGCTGGGCTGAGGCGGAGGCAGGGGAGTTGAAGCGCGCGCGGCTCGGTGAGTGTGTCTCCTGAGCGCGGAGAGGCGGGGGGAGgcggaggacgaggacgaggaggaggaggaggaggaggaggaggaggaggagggggagaatgCCCGGagctgccgccgctgccgccgccgccgccgcgatGCTCCCGGCTCAGGAGGCTGCCAAGCTGTACCACACCAACTATGTGCGGAACTCGCGGGCCATCGGCGTGCTGTGGGCCATCTTCACCATCTGCTTTGCCATCGTCAACGTGGTGTGCTTCATCCAGCCCTACTGGATCGGCGACGGCGTGGACACCCCGCAAGCCGGCTATTTCGGGCTCTTCCACTACTGCATCGGCAACGGCTTCTCTCGGGAGCTGACCTGCAGGGGCAGCTTCACGGACTTCTCCACGCTGCCCTCGGGAGCCTTCAAAGCCGCCTCCTTCTTTATCGGCCTCTCCATGATGCTCATCATCGCCTGCATCATTTGCTTtaccctcttcttcttctgcaacaCGGCTACGGTGTACAAGATCTGTGCCTGGATGCAGCTCACCTCCGGTGAGTGCGCGCTCACCTCCGCGGAGGCGGGGGGACTCGGGGCGCTCGAGCCGGGGAGGGACGGGAGTGGGAGGGACTGGGAGGCCGTGCGCTCCGCTGGGGGCCGAGCAACTTGAATCCGCTCTGGCGGGAGCCCTTGGAGGCCGGAATCCCCGGGGTTCCCCAGCCTCGACACCAGCGCCTCGTCCCGGGGCTTTCGAGAACCTCCAAAGTGTGGGGCACGCCGCCCAGAGGGACGCGGTGGAGGCAGGGCGGTTGCTGGGCCGAGTCCCCTACGAACTAGAGATGGGGAGAAGAAGCGGGGGCTCAGGGCGCGAGCTGAGGGACTAAACGGGAGCTGGCAGCGAGGCGAAAAGCGGATTTGGAGTGATTGTAGTGCAGGGAGGGTCAGCCTGCTCTGTGGCTCTCTGGGACGGTTTCAGTCACCGCTTCTTGAGGGTGGTTGAGAGCTGGAGTGAAGTTGCTTGTCCCGGgaagttataaaatttttatcgTCCATTTGGAGGTGAAGAAATTCGAATTCCGTTTTGGGTTTTAcccttttaagaaaaaatgtagCTAAGAATATTCCTTCGCAATTCCCCAATGTCACGTCTTCAGTTTGCTTCCTTGTCAGAGCAAAGGTCCTTCCATTTCATCTTTAAACAGAGAAATCTTGAGGGAATCAAGATTTCTCAAGATCTCAGGTTTGGGGAAGTGGCTTTAGGAAGATGGGCAGAGAGGAAAGCTTGTTTCATTGGTGTTTCTGATCACTCTTTGCCTGTGGATGATAGATGGTTGCTAGCTGGAGAATATGAGAGTACTTTTTCTGAGCATCAAAGTTACTTTTAACCCAGAAAGGATGGGGGTGCATTTCCTGGTGGCTTTGGAGAATCCTGAAACAAAACTGACTCCTTTCCCTACCTCCCGTGATCCCGATTCCCTTTCTGCTAGTCACCTTGGGTGCCCTGCCTTCTAAAGGCAGACTCCATCCTCCAACACTTGACAccctcctgtttttgttttgattttatggATGGTCTGGTTGTGAAGGGATATAGGATGTCTCAGGCAGCCACATTCTcatgtgtattttgttttattttgtagttcTCTTTCTTAAAGGTGTTACCTTCAAGATTTTGTAGTTTTTCCTATGCTTGGGAAGGTTTTCTGGGGAGTAGGGCTTTGATCCCTGAGTTTACCAGAATGTTGCAGGACGATTAAGTCCTGAAGGGGGCCGGACAAGAGCATTAAGTTCATGATCTTATACTGCTAGTTTACTGTAGGAGAAGCTTGTGGGAGAATGAACTTGTTTGGAAGTATTTGCTTTGTATTAAGTATGCCTCAGCTGGTTTTGATTTGCCATATACCGTGAACATGTGCACATGAGAGGCAAGAAATGTACACCAGTAGAGAACACACCCCCCAGAAAATATACCATTATTCTTCTGAAATATGagttttctgcttttccttctgtccttccaCCCCCAGCTTCTTGAAGCACCCTCCcccatttttatatataatgttgtCTTTTATGGCCATTTCAAGAGCAGACTAACTTTGAGATTTGGaataaattcatatattattGTTGTTCTTGGCACTTAGATCTGGTTTGACTTTGAAGATAGCAGGACGTTGAGGATGCAGatgctttagaaaaaaagaattgaccCTGCAcagctaattttaatttttctaagttaAATGACCTATTTAGACTGGTGATTCAAATTAGATTCTTTTTCAAAGGCCTGAAAGTAATTTGCAGGTGATTTCTCAACATgttataagatattttatttttgtgagatTTTGTGCTCTAAACcaaagttgttgttgttttaaaaaggaaagaaaactatctTTGGTAAAAAATTACCATTTTGAAGTTAATACAAACTGCAACTAttacaatgtttttttctttcctcttcctggaatagAGCACACAAAAATCATTTATTCTGCAGTAGTGAAATATGATGTCATGTTTTCATAAATTTGACATCAGTATACTGTCCTATTTCCCATATACCAATGTAAAATGTAATGATAGCCTTTGTACTGATGAAGATATAAGGACATTTACTTCATTTTCGGAGAAGTCCAGATGCCTAAGTCTCTGGcgtactttaaaaatctttattttcaatttatttggtattttatttCTAGGTAAACCACAGAAGGACATAATCTTATTTATTACTGaagtatattaattaaaaaagaattgattATGAATCAAAGTCAATTATATTAAGAGTTAAAGTCAGTTTTATTCACAGATGTTTTTAAAGGATGGGATAAAGAAGGTATATCTGAAGAAAGTCTTGTTTAACGTGCTTTTAAGGTGTTTAAAGTCTCATGACACTAACAGTAAATTTAACATAATGTATTGTAAGTTACTGTCAAAGTTTAGTTTCTAACCTTTAggctatttctttttaatgttaagaAGGCTTCTCATAATTTAAGTGTACCTAGGCCTCTCAAGTGTAATTTTCTAACTATTAAGATGAGACTTAATGTGCCGTTTGCTTGAGACTGTTTAACCTTCATTAGAAGTCAAATGATTAAGTTGTGTATTTAGTTATCTAAGCATTTTACTAAACCTCGTATATCAGAGCCAGGTGGAATATCCCATATGAAATGATACACTAAGATGATGAAGCAGGAGACTTTCTTGTGGCAATACAACATCAAGAATTATTCTTTTTATGATTCTGAACAATGAACTAGAAAAAGTACTTTATTTATTGGACCTGAAAATGATGTTGCTTTCTACCTAGATGTGCAAAGCGCACATAATTAATGGTGCTATTATGAACACCTGCCCTCTCCGCGCTCTCCCCTCTGAATCATTAACCTCAGTGGAGTGAAACTACAGAATCAGGAGCTAATATGTCACACTTCTTCCAGATGTAATCCTATACTTAGGGACTATGCCAAACATAAAGactgaagacagaaaaataatgtataaaataaataataacaattagaGATGCAAAATTTCCCCAATTCACAGAGAGACAACTTCTTGAGAAtagagatgtttcttctttctgtatGATTTCTCTACTAATAAGAAAGAGGTAGATCTGTACTTGTCAAGCAGGGCAATaaagtacagatttttttttttttttaaatcaggatgGCAAGGGGCTTTTGTCTTTCTGGGAGCTTGACTCTctgctttcatgtatttgttttcaAATCAGTATTTCAGTCTGTTTCCAAGTCTATTAATAGCCAAGATTCATAAaggtggggttttgtttgttttactatcaaccatgtcttaaaatttttttcagagacGCAAGTTTTACCCATTATAGGCCaatgaaatcttttatttttttaataagctaACACATTAAGGCAGAATTTAAGGGTTTTAGACATCCACCACAGACTTTTTGGTGGAAAACTGCAGATGAGGAGGTACTTGGTTTCATCTGTGAATAAGGGGCACCGGATCCAGTTAGATTTCCATATTTGGTAGGGATAAGATAGGAGGAGGGGGTTGCATTCACCAGATCCCTATCCCTGGTCATTCTGAGTGTACCAACAGGAAGGGCCACCAAGATGGCGAGGCTCTGTGGCAAGGGTTAAGGGCTGAATTGCTTAGTTaccttccccagcctcccagccttaGTTTTCCCCAGCTCTTTTTAATCagcttgttttcttaaattttataccTTTGTCATTTAGTTGAGATGAGAGTCACCTGAGGTAATTACTGCATTTCTTAGCCTGCAGGAAGAGCCTTGGCAATGTTGTACCATTCTCTCAGGGCACCTTGCTCTTTTCTTATATATCTTATCAGCATTTGAGATTAcaaatgtgtttgtttgtttatttgtttaatgtctgtcttttCCAGTATACTGAAAGTTCTTTAAATCCATGTCTGTTTTTCATATAGCATAGAGGTCAAGATCATGGACACTGGAGTAAAAAGAtgtgggtttgaaccctggctctgctACTCATTGACTGTATGACCTAGGGAATTAATTTCTCTGTACTTCAGTTGCTCATCTGCAGAGTGAGCATATAATTGTACCTACCTCAGGAGATTAGTGCAAGGATTAAATAAGCCAAGGTATACaggagaacagtgtctggcacagagtaggcaagCAGTATAGTTGTGTTAGGTAGGGTTACTGTTCTTATGTTATTATTACTACTGTATCTTGGCACACAGTAGTACGTatatgtctggcacataataggtgttcatttttattgagttaatgaataaaaaaatgattaatggcatgaagaatgaaaagagaaggaagtgaTTTAAAATGTCCCACATGCCATGTTGAGAAGTGAATACCATATACTTTGAAAGCCATGATGCTCATCTTTCTCATTGGTTTGTGGCATCAGCAGTAATTGCACTTAAGGAATTCTTCCAAAATTCTTTGATGGCAGTGGTTGTGACTTGACAGCCTAATTTATGATGAGCTTATTCCCAAATGGAGGGTTTTTCTGATGCATAGGTAATGATCTTTATTACAATGCTAGgatataattaattatatcttAGGATTCAGCAAAATTTCCCTTACCTTTTAGTTtctcatggaaaaaaaatcatgttattcAAAATGGAGGTTTTATGTAAGGATCAAAAGGTCAGGCCTTTCTTTCATAATAGAGGGGACTCCTGTTCCAGGTTGGGTTTCCTTGCACGCCTATAGGAGCAATCTGGACAGGAGAAGAGGATATGTCTTCcaggttttcctttcttctttctgggcGTCAGAGCAGATGTGCTCTTCTTGGACATGCAGGCTGGCTCAGATGGGTGGCCCAGCATGTGCAGAGCTCTGATGGGGAACTCTGAAAAGAGGACAAGGTCTGGATTTACTCAAGTTCAGGACCATCATCACCAGTTCTTTATCTGGGTGGTGCTGAGCATGTGAGAAAGTGAGGTCTTGCCTCTAGGAGCTGCTAATCCATCCTAAGTTCAGAGTTATGGAATGGCCCTGAAGAGGGTTTTTTCCTCTGCCAGTGCATTTCAAATACTCCCCCAGATTGCAGAGAAGAATGTGTACTCCCAGGGAAggcagttttcattttcttacaacACATTTCACTTATAAGAATTTTCGATTTACCAAGCCAAACTTACAAGAAAATGATTTGAAATGAGAATTtagaaactgttttttttttttttttttgcttttatgtagTATGACAAGGACTATGACAATGAAGAGATGTTGGAAAACATATTAATGTGaatatcaaatgatttttataaCAGTGAGATTTTAAGTGAACATTTGTGAAAAATAACAGACCCCGTATAGCCCATAGGTATATTATTAGGTGGTTTATTTTCTTGGTGTGAGGCTTCACATTTAACGGcttttttccattgtaaaaatgttaaaaaggtgCTTATATGCatttatagataatatatatatacacatacatacataaccaGAATATGGTATCAGGTGCTTAACATGAAAATGATTATTTAGTGATTGGTGCTTCTGTTTGGTGTGATGATATCATGCAGTAAAGAGAATCCAGGTGGCCAGGCCAGTATGTTACATTTTATGTACATACCTTAGAAATCTTAAAAGTGagtaaaattttatatgaaaaatacccaaaaaataaaaaaccccaaacccagcAGAGCATACAGCTGTTGTTGCTGCATGTGGCTCAATGCCCTTCTGCATGTGGTGTGAGGAGATAAACTATGGGAGAGGAGTAGAGAGAACTTCAGATCGCACTGGCATGAAGCAAAGAACACTCCAGGAGAATTCTAATTTGGGGGCTTCATAGCATGATAACTGGGAGAGTTTTAAAGTGCAATTTCCATAATATATTTGAACTTTGGGGGTCAGCACCAACTTTAATTAATGTGATTTTTCCTTATAATGAGTCAAGTGGagtttttatttgatatgagGAAAGACCAAGGTGCTGACCTTTATTCTTAATAATAACAAGAAGATATTAATAATGACAGAAAGCTAAGAGGCTAAGAGGCTGGTTCACATAGCAAATAGTAGGTAAGTTATTTGATGATTTAAAcataaagctgttatgaaaagTCATTAGGGCCttttgaggaaggaaagaaacaacaccctcctcccccagcatcCTAAATGTTTACATAACTAATATCATGCAGCTCTCAAATTATAATTACGATTCTGTGACGCCTGTACTGCACAAGGTCACAGCGCCATCCATAGTTAAATTGTCCTAACTGCAATCTTGAGCACATTTCTCATTGCTTCTGctagaataaaacagaagaatgaGTAGCTTGCAAGaggaagataaataattttttgatCAATATAGACATGAACCATATCTAATTACTATTGAGCAGggtgaaaaaagaaagcaaactttTTTGAAATGGAGTTGCTGGCATGGAATTGCCAGAATGGGTCTCTCGTGCCTGGATTCTGATATCATTCCTAATGAAACCAGGTCTGCAGTAGTGTAGGGACTGTCTGTGTGTCCTTAATAGGAGAAAAGATCCTAAATGATAGGCTGTGTGAAGTTAGTCTAATTGCATGAAATTTTGAGATTATGACTTATCAATGAAAGGGCTAGTGGAAGAGTAGTGAAAGGTAgcgaaatgaataataaatagttGTAGATCAGAAAAGAGGCCTTAGCTCAAAGGCAGACATGCAGAACTTAACTAATCAGAAAAGTTTCACACTAGAAAATGATGGCAAACAGGAGCTTGAAGGGAACTCAACTTTGGCTTTAGTACAGAATGCATCATAGCCCCGTTTACTTAAGTGTCTGGAAACTCCTGCGGTGGGGTGCTTTGTATGGCCTTTTTTTGGTTTCAATGAAGATCAAGAGTGAGGTTGTAAAAATCAGAGTGGGAAATGTGTATCATCATTGACAGGAGGCTCAGTATTTGAAACACAGGCAAATAGATCCAGATGTGAAGAATGACAGGGACATAGAAGTGtgacagcaaaaataaatgaagtatgaATAGAGAAGACATGAAGAAATTCAAGGTTGAAAAGCCTGTGAAATTTGATAACATCAAAAGCCCGTTGAATTTGATATCATCAATGGCTTAAAAATGTATTGACACAGGATAAGCAGAGAGCTGGAATATGCATTACAGTGCAAAGCTGTGTGCAAATCCCAAttgtcaagaaagaaaaattatggatCCACCCCCCTGTAGGAAGTTGCAGTAGATTCTAAAATCAAGCTATACAAAGAGAGAGATGATAGAGGTTCTTGTATGGCAGATGCAAACATAGAGGATTAAATAAGTCAACCTAAGAAAGAAAAGGTCATTGTAAAATTTGATAAATAGCATTCCTCCAGTTTCTCTTTGAAATTCCAGTTCCAGATTGTGAAGCTAAATTGATTTCTATAATGCCTTTACAGTGAGCATTTAGGGTAAATATATTTGCGGAGCATTTTAAGAACATATATAGTTATAAGCTAGATTAATTGAATTTATCTAAATTTCAGATGATTAATAACCAGCAATATTGTGGTCTGTGTAATGCTACATATTATTTAACTGAATGTCCATGTTTTAACCAGTTGACTGGACCAGATGTAGTACTGACtagttggcatttttaaaaaaccttcatAGAGAAAGAATTGCTGTACTGTAGCATTTTACAAACCATGGTTGGTGACCCTTTGATAGGTCATGATATCAGTTTAGTAGATAATGATCAGCGTTAAAGCTTGgattaaaaaagaatacaaaatgtgAATGCAATGCAGATAATAAGGGTTTTGTGAAAactttatttcctaaaatatttacatatgtgtatgtggaCTAGATTGCAATGTATTGCTTACTATGGGCTGTATTCAAAATGTGTGAAAGATACTATTCCAGAGAAAAGATGATGTAGtatgaatttagaaaaataattacctCTTGTTTGGAAAACTGTGAAAGTTTGCACCAATTCATAGGTAATTTTGCATTAAAGGGTAGATTAGGTTTTTACCTATACTTAATCTAAACAATTTGAGACATTTTTCTTATCTCACTTCCATTAATGACTTAATGCTAATGTACCCCAATTAAATTGTGGGTtgaatgaaaataagaattattttttctagatgtGATTTGATTGAccatttatgtgaaaaaaaatgacatggtCATAAAGCAACAATCTGTCtaagcaaacatttaaataagtatGATTAACCCAGTGCCAAGTGAATATAGACTCACAGGCTTTTAGAAGTTGGAgggatattaaaaattatttagcagTCTCCTCGTTTCCTcgataaagaaataataatggtaAATACTATTAAGCAACTACCATTTGCAAAAACCTTAGTATGTTTAGTTTGTAtatttaaccttcacaacaaaCCTACAAGGTTAGAATTATTATATACATTTGCATATGAAGAAGTTGAGGCTTAAAaaattgttcaaggtcacagagccagtaaaTGATTTGAACCAAAATCAGACTCTCCCCGGTCTGACAGAATATTTTGCGTCTGAGGCTGAGAGAAATTGTCTTGCCAAAATTACACCTTGATAGAGTTGAAACTAACACATCTGATTCCCAGTGCAGTGCCTTTTCtatcactttctttttcctcctaactTAAATGTGCATTTGCAACATTTTGTATCAACATGAAAGGAAGGATCTGGTATTTACAGGGAAGATATCTACATGTTTATCAGGCTTCCCTCTTCAAGCATACTTAGGTGTGATGAGGTACTCCTTGTCCTATCCTTCTCATTTTCATAAGCTAGAGCCTGAGTGGTTCTTTACCCACCTTGTCCCCTTGGTTATATCTCAGATCTCCTTGCTGTTATTCTTAGAGTGTGAATTCCTGTAGGAATGTCCACATTACTGGCTCTGTGTCATCCATTTCTGCCCTGCGTCAAATGTAGAAACATTCTTAATAGGTTTGCTTATTGATGGCAATGGTGAAGGTGGTGATGGTAGACAGGATCACCAGGTCACAGACACAGTTCCAGAAAGGGTAAAAATAGACT contains:
- the LHFPL3 gene encoding LHFPL tetraspan subfamily member 3 protein isoform X1 encodes the protein MPGAAAAAAAAAAMLPAQEAAKLYHTNYVRNSRAIGVLWAIFTICFAIVNVVCFIQPYWIGDGVDTPQAGYFGLFHYCIGNGFSRELTCRGSFTDFSTLPSGAFKAASFFIGLSMMLIIACIICFTLFFFCNTATVYKICAWMQLTSAACLVLGCMIFPDGWDSDEVKRMCGEKTDKYTLGACSVRWAYILAIIGILDALILSFLAFVLGNRQDSLMAEELKAENKVLLSQYSLE
- the LHFPL3 gene encoding LHFPL tetraspan subfamily member 3 protein isoform X2, with product MPGAAAAAAAAAAMLPAQEAAKLYHTNYVRNSRAIGVLWAIFTICFAIVNVVCFIQPYWIGDGVDTPQAGYFGLFHYCIGNGFSRELTCRGSFTDFSTLPSGAFKAASFFIGLSMMLIIACIICFTLFFFCNTATVYKICAWMQLTSAACLVLGCMIFPDGWDSDEVKRMCGEKTDKYTLGACSVRWAYILAIIGILDALILSFLAFVLGNRQDSLMAEELKAENKDDGNA